The genomic window CGGGTGATTCTCAATTCAGATAAACTGACTCCCACTGCTAGTCGGGAAGAATTTTACGACAATGAAATCCTGGAAGCAACTCGGGAGGAATTGGGGCAGTCAATCAAAAAGTACCTACTTCAGCTGCCTTTCAGCGATCCTCAACTATTTGACAGCTTCCTCCGCATTCACGGACTAGCCCTGAAATCTCTGGCCGTAGATGATGATGAATTGTTCAAATTGCTGATCGGGAAATTGAGTTTTCTGACATCTCTCGGATATATGACCGGAGAGCAGATCATGAAATACAGCAAGACCATTACCTATAGTTCTTCCCTGGATGAATTTCGGCAAGTTGCACCCGTATTCAGTGCCCAAAAAGAATTGTTGGTGAATGGCGGTTATGTATATGATACGGATTTGCTGGAGAAAATCGCTACGACTTTCGAAGGCTATGAGGTACAACTCGCACAAATAGATGATCTCCTCGACATCATGGAAAGTCCGGATGTCGATGTGCAGAACAAGTTGGAACGATTGATCATTTTGATGGATGAAGTGCTCCTTCCTTTTGATTGTCGGGCAGAGGTAAAACTCTTTCAACCGAAAGAATTACCAGCCCTGTTTTCTGGGGGAGAGAATTTCAATTTCTATAAAAACATCTCCAAGGCCAGAGAAGAATCCAATCAACTCTTTTCCTCTATTCTCAGCAATTTTGAAGAAGACTTTAGTACCCTTGCGGTACTCTGCTTTAACCTCAATAATAAGCTGGTGAAAAAATTGCTGGACCTGGAAAAAGAAGCCGATATCAAATTTGTGATAAAAATGCTTTACTGCCAGGCCATGATTATGGGGCATTATCCCTTGCACCATGGAGAGTTACGGATGTTGAATGAGGGCATGCTAAAGCTATTGGAGATTTTCTAATCCTGTTGAAAAATTTAATCGATACAGACGTGTTAGCTTTTGATGGGTAGAAATCAAGATCTTAAAGAGAAGAGTCTTTCATTAAATTTTTAAGATCATGAGTCATCCTTCAAAAAGAGAAGAAGAAATAGACGGGATTAAAATCAAAGTATCCTCTTTCAAGAGCAATTGGTGGATTTATAAATCGATCGGTGGAGAGGTAAAAATCAGAGGAGAGAAAAAGATAAGAAAATGGTGGTGTGCCTGGCTGTGCAAAAGAGAAGTAGAAGTAAAAGCAGAAATCATCGAGATTCAGAACACCTATTTTACCCGACTGGACAACTCGGCCATACTGGTTCAATCAGCTTCCCATAATACAGCCTGCAATAATTCCGCGAACTGTAAACTCAGGCATTTTGCAGTGGGAATTGGGGTAAAGATCAAATTCCCGGGAGGAAGCGCAAGTCCCGGACTTCCCAGCGATCTTCTTCCTCTGGATGGAGTCATTAGCCGAACTCGCGTACGTGTTAATGGGCGGGAGTTTAATTTTGTAACCGCCAAAGGAGCCCATCCGGAGGTAGTGATAGATTGATCCCTATATATAAGGTGTAGCTAGACAGTCGGTGCTTGGAAAATCTATCTTTGGAATAAGATGCGAAGCCTCAGGGATTGAATTCCTTTATCTTCTTTATCATCATTTCCGCATTCGTATTCTCTTTATCCAGTTCCAAAGATTTCTGATAATGGGACAAGGCCTCCTCGTATTTTTTTAGGTTAAAGTAGTATTCACCCAAACTGTCAAAAGCATTAGCAGAGGCAGGATGACTTTCTGTGTTTTGCTTTAAGACATAAAAGGCTTTATCCATTTCTCCACGGTTCATGAGTTGATATCCCAAGGCATTCATTCCTCCTTCCAGGTAAATGGGATTCATGGAAGCATAGATTTTCTTCGCAGCAGGGATCCCTTCTTTTTCCAGGCTCATGGCAAAGTCTGCGAAGTCCGCATTAAGTTTCAATCCTAATTCGGCATCGGGATTCCGGCTATAATCATTTTCGAGGAAAATCTTTTCCGCATATTCGGTCATCAACTCCTTATAGCTGGAAATTTGATTGGTCATGATAAAAATGCCAAAGCCATCATCTGGCTTAAGGGCCATACGAGAATTCATCCCGTCAATCGCTCCATTGTGCCCCAGGGTTCTTTTGCCTTGTTTGTAGTATCCTCCGATTCCAGCATTGTAGTACCAAAATTCGTCCGGTGCCCGAAAACCCACATTATCTCCCGGCATCATTACGTAGTCGTAAGCTGCTTTTGATAAGAAATCCTTTCCCTCAAACTTTCCTTCATTCAACAACATACTCAACCAATTGCCCATGTCTTCTGGAGTTGAACTAATCGCTCCGGTCGGAGCCACGCTCGTCACATCCACCGAAATCTCTTCCGTTTTGCCATCCCCCTTGTATCCGATCGCCCTTTGGTCAGCTTTCATAAACTCATCGAAAGTCGCATAGGAATTTTTCATTTGCAAAGGCCTGAGAATCTCCTCTATAACTAAGGTTTCCCAGGATTTTCCTGTGGCGCGCTCCTGAGCTACGCCCACAACGGTGTACATGAGGTTGTTGTAGCCATAGCTCGTCCGAAAACGGTCTGCAAAATCCAGCTCTTTGAGTTTACTCAACAATTCCTCTCGACTAAGTGTCTTGTATTTCCATATCTCATCATATCTTCCCAGACCGGTTCCATGCCTTAGGGCGTCAGCCATATTCACGTTTCGGCTGACATACTCCTCTTTTAGCTTAAACTCGGGAATATACTTGACAAGGGGTTCATTCCAATCCATTAGGCCTCGATCTACCAGTTTCGCTGCCAGTACTCCCGTAAAGCCCTTGGTATTTGAACCAATGGAAAAGAGGGTTTGCTTATCTACAGCTATTTGATTTTCTACATCTCGATATCCCAGGCCTCCGGTGTATAGAATCTCTTTATCGTAAACGATGGAGATTCCCACTCCTGGAACTTTGCCTGATATTCTCAGGCTGTCTGCGAGTTTGAGAAAATAGTCGAGTTTTTCTTTGGATGAATCTGAAGTAGCTGTGATTCCTTGTCCAAAGCATAAGACTGGAAGTAGGCAAAGACTCAGGGCGAAGGAGAGTGTTTTTTTGTGCTTCATTTTGTTTTGGCTAACAGTCTTGAGATTGAGGAGGTCTTTCCTATTAGAAGTAAGTAGGATAGAGTTCCATATAAGTGGATACCTCGACTTTGAACAAACGTTTCAGCAGGGGAGGAGGGCCGAACTTTCCGACAGCATTATTGGAGAAACCATAGCCTTCTTTGGGAACCCCGATGAAGTTGCGGTCAAATTCTCCATTCTCATTTTCGTCATGAAACCAGCTAAAGGTGTAAGTTCCTTTTTCTATGTTTAGAAATTGGAGCTTTGCGCTGCGATTTTCAATCTTGGTACTGATCCTTTGTACAAGTTCTTCTTCGGGACTTTTCAATTCCACTACTACCTGTCCCTTGCTATTTCTCAGCTTTTGGATAGAAATATCGATTTGCAATCCATTGGCTGAATCATCCGCCAATAAGTCCGCAACTTTCTGAAGGAAGGTTTCCGGATCATGTTGAGAGGCCTGGAGATGTTCCCCCTCATATTCCCAGAAAGTTTTGGGATCTCTAGCCAGTAGATAGATTTGTTCTGATTGTTCAAAAGGAACCGCCTGATCTGCTCGGCTTGCAATAATAAGTTTGGGCAGCTTTTCTATTTGCTCAATGCTTTTAATCGCAGAGTAGGGGGAACTTAGGTATTGACGGATGATGGCTTTTTGTTCTTCCGGAGCATGGGCCAAAGCAATGTCTGTAAAAGAACGCATGGGACCATCCAGAATCAGGCCCTGAATCTTTTCAGGATTTCGAGCAGCTAAAGTAGTTGCGACTTGCGATCCCAGAGAAGCACCATAAATCAGAAGCGGCTGATCTTTTACTTCCCTTTTTAGAATGAGTTCATCCAATACTTTCTGTGCATCCGCAAGATTGGCCTTGTGCGTAGGGCTCCCACTGGATTTGCCATAACCCCTGGGTTCGAAGACGAACACTTGATAAGCATCTTTCAGCAAAGGTCGGATCATATCTGTATAGGTAGAGGCATTCCCTCCGCCTCCCAGAAAAAAGAGAACCGAAGCTTTGGCTTTTTCTTTTGGAAGTAAATGCAGTACATGAATCTCTTCCTCATCTATCCTAAAGAAGATGTCCTGATGCTTCAGATCGGCATCCAGTTTATAATCTTTGGAGGGGGAATAAAACTTATCGTCAAATTGCCCTTTTGCTGTCAGGGGAAGGAGAAAAAAACTCCCTATATATAT from Bacteroidia bacterium includes these protein-coding regions:
- a CDS encoding alpha/beta fold hydrolase, which encodes MKYLLYTFIYIGSFFLLPLTAKGQFDDKFYSPSKDYKLDADLKHQDIFFRIDEEEIHVLHLLPKEKAKASVLFFLGGGGNASTYTDMIRPLLKDAYQVFVFEPRGYGKSSGSPTHKANLADAQKVLDELILKREVKDQPLLIYGASLGSQVATTLAARNPEKIQGLILDGPMRSFTDIALAHAPEEQKAIIRQYLSSPYSAIKSIEQIEKLPKLIIASRADQAVPFEQSEQIYLLARDPKTFWEYEGEHLQASQHDPETFLQKVADLLADDSANGLQIDISIQKLRNSKGQVVVELKSPEEELVQRISTKIENRSAKLQFLNIEKGTYTFSWFHDENENGEFDRNFIGVPKEGYGFSNNAVGKFGPPPLLKRLFKVEVSTYMELYPTYF
- a CDS encoding serine hydrolase, with the translated sequence MKHKKTLSFALSLCLLPVLCFGQGITATSDSSKEKLDYFLKLADSLRISGKVPGVGISIVYDKEILYTGGLGYRDVENQIAVDKQTLFSIGSNTKGFTGVLAAKLVDRGLMDWNEPLVKYIPEFKLKEEYVSRNVNMADALRHGTGLGRYDEIWKYKTLSREELLSKLKELDFADRFRTSYGYNNLMYTVVGVAQERATGKSWETLVIEEILRPLQMKNSYATFDEFMKADQRAIGYKGDGKTEEISVDVTSVAPTGAISSTPEDMGNWLSMLLNEGKFEGKDFLSKAAYDYVMMPGDNVGFRAPDEFWYYNAGIGGYYKQGKRTLGHNGAIDGMNSRMALKPDDGFGIFIMTNQISSYKELMTEYAEKIFLENDYSRNPDAELGLKLNADFADFAMSLEKEGIPAAKKIYASMNPIYLEGGMNALGYQLMNRGEMDKAFYVLKQNTESHPASANAFDSLGEYYFNLKKYEEALSHYQKSLELDKENTNAEMMIKKIKEFNP
- a CDS encoding HSP90 family protein; translation: MKKDLRFKVNLKGIIDLLSKHIYKTEDVFLRELLQNATDAITARKKEEPDFGGSISLELIEGEGKRTLCFTDDGIGLREDDIHKFIATIGQSSKRDLLDAGAEMDFIGHFGIGLLSCFMVSEKIVMVSRHLKEDKGYVWEGLPDGTYSVKEAEGSLPVGTTVYLTSDEDQKEYFSFEKIQELLTYYGNLLPFPIHLKEDSEELNVNARQPLWYHDFRPQNKSSIISYGEKTFQDQFIDAFPITSESGAAKGVAYVLGRKSNPNSQQLSRIYLKKMFLSELSKDVIPNWAFFIRVILNSDKLTPTASREEFYDNEILEATREELGQSIKKYLLQLPFSDPQLFDSFLRIHGLALKSLAVDDDELFKLLIGKLSFLTSLGYMTGEQIMKYSKTITYSSSLDEFRQVAPVFSAQKELLVNGGYVYDTDLLEKIATTFEGYEVQLAQIDDLLDIMESPDVDVQNKLERLIILMDEVLLPFDCRAEVKLFQPKELPALFSGGENFNFYKNISKAREESNQLFSSILSNFEEDFSTLAVLCFNLNNKLVKKLLDLEKEADIKFVIKMLYCQAMIMGHYPLHHGELRMLNEGMLKLLEIF